A genomic stretch from Empedobacter stercoris includes:
- a CDS encoding BT0820 family HAD-type phosphatase, which yields MINKIIAVDFDGTVVDDKYPEIGKAKIFAFETLKQLQNDGYRLTLWTYRSGKALDEAVEFCKKNGIEFYAINNSFDGEDFDKNTQSRKINADIFIDDRNLGGFPGWSDVYQIITKKIELNVHANGQEAPKKKKKKGFFGL from the coding sequence ATGATTAATAAAATTATTGCAGTTGACTTTGACGGAACTGTTGTCGATGACAAATATCCAGAAATTGGTAAAGCAAAAATCTTTGCTTTCGAAACATTGAAACAATTACAAAACGATGGCTATAGACTTACCTTATGGACATATCGTAGTGGAAAAGCCTTAGACGAAGCAGTAGAGTTCTGTAAAAAAAATGGAATTGAGTTTTATGCAATTAACAATAGTTTTGACGGAGAAGATTTTGATAAAAATACACAAAGTAGAAAAATAAATGCCGATATCTTTATCGACGACAGAAATTTAGGTGGTTTCCCTGGTTGGAGTGACGTTTATCAAATCATTACAAAAAAGATTGAATTAAATGTACACGCTAATGGGCAAGAAGCGCCTAAGAAGAAAAAGAAAAAAGGATTTTTCGGATTATGA
- the gpmI gene encoding 2,3-bisphosphoglycerate-independent phosphoglycerate mutase, translating to MNNKAILMILDGWGIGPNPAVSAIAQANTPFIDSCFEKFPHSTLDTFGLAVGLPEGQMGNSEVGHMNLGAGRVVFQNLVRINMAVENGTLQNEPILKDAFQYALDHNKKVHFIGLVSDGGVHSHINHLKGLLDAANQSGLNQNVFVHAFTDGRDTDPKSGEGFITELMNHMTKSTGEIASITGRYYAMDRDKRWERVKLAYDAMVNAVGTPTTNPLEAIRTSYTNEVTDEFIKPIIITDDTGQPKAKIANDDVVICFNFRTDRGREITEVLTQHDFPEFEMHKLNLKYITLTEYDATYTGVDVIFDEKNIVNTLGEVIANAGRKQIRIAETEKYPHVTFFFNGGREEPFVGESRILCASPRDVATYDLKPEMAAYDITNAIVPEIEKESADFICLNFANTDMVGHTGVMSAAIKAAEVVDTCAEKIVNTALQHGYNVVILADHGNSDFMMNEDGSPNTQHTTNLVPFILAQNNIEWNVEHGKLGDIAPTILTLMGIEIPTEMTGNIIIHKK from the coding sequence ATGAACAACAAAGCAATATTAATGATTTTAGACGGTTGGGGAATTGGACCAAACCCTGCTGTTTCTGCAATCGCTCAAGCGAATACACCTTTTATAGATAGCTGTTTCGAAAAATTTCCTCATTCTACTTTAGATACCTTTGGCTTAGCTGTTGGTTTACCAGAAGGTCAAATGGGAAATTCGGAAGTTGGACACATGAATTTAGGTGCTGGACGCGTCGTTTTTCAGAACTTAGTTCGTATCAATATGGCAGTTGAAAATGGTACATTACAAAATGAACCTATCTTAAAAGATGCTTTTCAATATGCTTTAGACCATAACAAAAAAGTACATTTCATCGGATTAGTTTCTGATGGTGGTGTACATTCGCATATCAATCATTTGAAAGGCTTGTTAGATGCAGCCAATCAATCTGGTTTAAATCAAAATGTTTTTGTTCATGCTTTCACAGATGGTCGCGATACTGATCCTAAATCTGGCGAAGGATTTATCACAGAATTGATGAATCACATGACAAAATCAACGGGAGAAATCGCTTCAATTACAGGTCGATATTATGCGATGGATCGTGATAAACGTTGGGAACGTGTAAAATTAGCCTACGATGCAATGGTAAATGCGGTTGGTACACCAACAACAAATCCATTAGAAGCCATTCGTACATCATATACTAATGAGGTGACTGACGAATTCATCAAACCAATTATTATTACAGATGATACAGGACAACCAAAAGCCAAAATAGCAAATGATGATGTGGTAATCTGTTTTAATTTTAGAACTGATCGTGGTCGTGAAATCACAGAAGTTTTAACACAGCACGATTTTCCTGAATTTGAGATGCATAAATTAAATCTAAAATACATTACACTAACTGAATATGATGCAACATATACTGGAGTGGATGTTATTTTTGATGAAAAAAACATTGTAAACACCTTAGGTGAAGTAATTGCAAACGCTGGACGTAAACAAATTCGCATCGCTGAAACTGAAAAGTACCCACACGTTACATTTTTCTTCAATGGCGGACGAGAAGAACCTTTTGTAGGCGAATCTCGTATATTATGTGCTTCACCAAGAGATGTTGCAACTTACGATTTGAAACCAGAAATGGCGGCTTATGATATTACAAATGCAATTGTACCAGAAATAGAAAAAGAATCAGCAGATTTCATTTGTCTTAACTTCGCTAATACAGATATGGTTGGACATACAGGTGTTATGTCAGCTGCAATAAAAGCGGCTGAAGTGGTAGATACTTGTGCAGAAAAAATCGTGAATACAGCGTTGCAACATGGTTATAATGTAGTTATTTTAGCAGATCATGGGAATTCAGATTTTATGATGAATGAAGATGGATCGCCAAATACACAACACACCACAAACCTAGTACCATTTATTTTAGCTCAAAATAATATAGAATGGAATGTTGAACATGGTAAACTTGGTGATATTGCACCAACAATCTTAACTTTAATGGGAATTGAAATCCCAACAGAAATGACAGGAAATATTATAATTCATAAAAAATAA
- the recQ gene encoding DNA helicase RecQ has product MEATSKNLTSYLKKYFGFDQFKGQQHEIITSLLNKEDVFVLMPTGGGKSLCYQLPALMSDGVAIIVSPLIALMKNQVDAIRGISENDGIAHVLNSSLNKSETKTVMTDIKNGVTKMLYVAPESLTKEEYIDFFKSVQISFFAIDEAHCISEWGHDFRPEYRNLKSIINRIGDAPIIALTATATPKVQEDIQKTLGMQSAKVFKDSFNRTNLFYEIRPKVDQDKQIIKFIKQNDGKSGVIYCLSRKKVEEITQLLQVNGINAIPYHAGLDAKTRSKHQDMFLMEDASVVVATIAFGMGIDKPDVRFVMHYDMPKSLESYYQETGRAGRDGGEGICIAFYDYKDIEKLEKFLASKPVAEREVGMQLLSEVVAYAETSMSRRKFLLHYFGENFDDKNGEGANMDDNMRNPKKMTEAKEDAIIALDVVQKTNQKLKLNDIVNVIVGKETSITKSYNLSSEKFFGIGKEKEDYYWKSILRQLIVHNLLEKEIESYGILKITKDGKDFINKPTSFEIAEDIDFKKLLSEGSFDKEETSTAPIAFDDVLLKQLKDLRKKISKKHQIPPFAVFQDSSLDDMTMQYPTTVKELTNVYGVGEGKAQKFGKDFVDFIAQYVKDNDIIRPEDMVIKQVADKSSHKVYIIQSTDRKLNLEDVAEAKNMSMSDLLSEMESIVYQGTKLNINYYIDEVLDEDQQEEIYDFLMDADTDSMTSLLDEFGDDYDEEELRLMRIKFISEVAN; this is encoded by the coding sequence ATGGAAGCCACTTCGAAAAACTTAACATCTTACCTAAAAAAATATTTTGGTTTCGACCAATTTAAAGGACAGCAGCACGAAATCATTACAAGCTTACTAAATAAAGAAGATGTATTTGTTTTGATGCCAACTGGCGGAGGTAAGTCTTTATGTTATCAACTACCGGCATTAATGTCAGATGGAGTCGCGATTATTGTTTCACCTTTAATCGCCTTAATGAAGAATCAAGTAGACGCAATACGAGGAATTTCTGAAAATGATGGAATTGCGCACGTATTAAACTCATCTTTGAATAAGTCAGAAACAAAAACTGTGATGACTGACATCAAAAATGGAGTAACAAAAATGTTATATGTTGCACCCGAATCTTTGACAAAAGAAGAATACATCGATTTTTTTAAATCGGTTCAAATTTCTTTTTTTGCTATTGATGAAGCGCACTGTATTTCTGAATGGGGACACGATTTTCGACCAGAATATCGTAACCTAAAATCTATTATCAACAGAATTGGTGATGCGCCAATTATTGCGTTGACTGCAACAGCAACACCTAAAGTACAAGAAGATATTCAGAAAACTTTGGGAATGCAAAGTGCAAAAGTATTTAAAGATTCTTTTAATCGTACGAATTTATTTTACGAGATCCGTCCAAAAGTTGATCAGGACAAACAAATTATCAAATTTATCAAACAAAACGATGGTAAATCTGGTGTCATTTATTGTTTAAGTCGTAAAAAGGTTGAAGAAATTACTCAACTTTTACAAGTAAACGGGATCAATGCAATTCCTTACCACGCTGGTTTGGATGCAAAAACACGTAGCAAACACCAAGATATGTTCTTGATGGAAGATGCAAGTGTTGTTGTTGCAACAATTGCATTTGGAATGGGAATCGATAAACCTGACGTACGTTTTGTGATGCATTATGATATGCCAAAATCGTTAGAAAGTTATTACCAAGAAACTGGTCGTGCTGGTCGCGATGGCGGTGAAGGTATATGTATTGCTTTCTACGATTATAAAGATATCGAAAAACTGGAGAAATTCTTAGCGAGCAAACCTGTTGCTGAACGAGAAGTTGGAATGCAGTTACTTTCTGAAGTGGTTGCCTATGCCGAAACTTCGATGTCTCGTCGTAAATTTTTGTTGCATTATTTTGGTGAAAATTTTGACGACAAAAATGGTGAAGGCGCAAATATGGACGACAACATGCGCAATCCGAAGAAAATGACAGAAGCAAAAGAAGATGCAATAATCGCATTAGATGTTGTTCAGAAAACGAATCAAAAGTTGAAACTTAATGATATCGTTAATGTTATTGTTGGAAAAGAAACTTCAATTACAAAATCGTATAATTTAAGTTCTGAAAAATTCTTCGGAATTGGAAAAGAAAAAGAAGATTATTATTGGAAATCTATCTTACGTCAATTAATTGTTCATAATTTATTAGAGAAAGAAATCGAATCTTATGGTATTTTAAAAATAACCAAAGACGGAAAAGATTTCATCAATAAGCCAACTTCGTTTGAAATTGCTGAGGATATTGATTTCAAAAAATTATTATCAGAAGGTAGCTTCGATAAAGAAGAAACGTCTACTGCTCCAATTGCCTTTGATGATGTTTTATTGAAACAATTAAAAGATTTACGTAAAAAAATCTCTAAAAAACATCAAATTCCTCCTTTTGCAGTATTTCAAGATTCGAGTTTAGATGACATGACGATGCAATATCCAACAACGGTTAAGGAATTAACAAATGTGTATGGAGTTGGAGAAGGAAAAGCTCAAAAATTCGGAAAAGATTTTGTTGATTTTATTGCACAATATGTAAAAGACAATGACATTATTCGTCCAGAAGACATGGTGATTAAACAAGTAGCTGACAAATCAAGCCACAAAGTTTACATTATACAGTCAACTGATAGAAAATTGAATTTGGAAGATGTTGCTGAAGCAAAAAACATGTCGATGAGCGATTTACTCTCTGAAATGGAAAGTATTGTTTATCAAGGAACAAAATTAAATATCAATTATTATATTGACGAAGTATTGGACGAAGACCAACAAGAAGAAATCTATGATTTCTTGATGGATGCAGATACGGATTCAATGACTTCATTGTTAGATGAGTTTGGTGACGATTATGATGAAGAGGAATTACGTTTAATGCGTATCAAATTTATCAGTGAAGTTGCAAATTAA